ctccaccgccgtccccaagcagctgctagctcaaccagttGGGCAgtcacctgcgtggcgacgggcggcttcCAAGccaacccagcaagcacctgcatggtggcatgcagatcttcgtgaagaccctaccaccgtgccacctcagctgcatgcctgcctacatggcgccacatgcatcgctggcctgggcgcgtgtcgaagcaaggcgaggcggcgacggacgggacgggccccGTTCCCTTCctcgataaagctaagggacacctaagcgatgcattaaatgcgtcttgtcctgtaatacgggcgataagctcgcaacattgtagacctttccacctcctgtgtgccactgtggcagcgcctttcgactataaaaggaggcccatggcatactggagagggatttggctcttttgggcaagttgcaccctgtagctagctcaagaacacaagaacactcaatacatccaccaaagcaggactagggtattacgcatcctcgcggcccgaacctgggtagacgatccgtgtgcttcctgttagacctgctcttctcacgaccccgcgccccgccaaccatagtagggattcttgtgatcccataggtgtcgctTCCCACCGACAAGGTGTGGCTACAgtaccgccgcctggcgggcgttcactgtagccactccccgtcTCTTCTGGGTAATGGCGCACAAATTCCAAGGAGGGGGAAGGCCGCCTAGTCAGAGGCCGGCCCCCCTACGAGCCGACTGGTCTGGGCTCGCCGCCTTCTGGCTCCTTGTGGACATGTAGGGCCCGCCACTGGCGGGTcgtaccgacagcccgtcgtGGGAGCGTGGCTCCCTCTGACAGGGGTGATGTCATGGGccacgtggcaacagtgccccgctgGACGGGAGATCTCCGTCTAGAATGACGCACTATGGCCATGCTTGACCCCagattcggggggggggggggggggcgaggcgTGCTGTAGCCACGCCCTGTCTCATCGCACTTAAGTGGATGCACACTTTGAGAACGCctagggccgcctgctaggagccgacCCACCTCGTGGTCGCCTGCTGAGCTTTGACGTCTCCTGGCAGCCGgccgcgaggaggcggcgcttgGCTCCTTGAATCTTCAGGgagcagccggccccgatgtcttgaagcgCCATGGGGAGCCGATGAGGCTACGCATGGCCAATTAGTCCGACAAAGGGGCTTAAGGGGGTCTTCCTCAAATTGGATTTCCAGAAGGCATATGACCGCCTAGACTAGTCCTTTTTGAGGTTGGTGATGCAGCGATGAGGATCTGACGAGCGGTGGTTCTCCTGGATCATGAAATTGGTTAGATCTGGAAAGACGGCGATCAACATCAATGGCAAAGTGGGACCCTTCTTCCAGGCCTCCAGGGGGTAAAGCAAGGGGATCCTGTCTCCCCCTTGCTTTTCAACCTTGCAGTTGATGCCCTTGCGGGCATCCTAGATAAGGCCAAGCTAGCCGGCCACCTTAAGGGTGTGGTTAGTCATCTCATTCCGGATGGGGGGTTACCCACTTGCAGTATGCGGATGACACCATGATTATGGTGGAAGGCTCGGATTCGAACATTGTTAATCTTAAGTTCCTTTTGCTCTGCTTTGAGGAAATGTCTGGACTTAAGATTAACTCTGATAAGAGCAAGGTTGTGGTCCTTGGCTACTCGGAGGCTGAGCAGCACAGGATCGCGGATAACCTCAATTGTAGGTTGGCTTCATTCCCCATACCTTACTTGGGGATGCCCCTGGCTGAGTCCAGTATTTTGGTGAGTGGGTATGGTCCGCTTGTGGGGCGAGTAGCATCCCGTGCGGAGCCCTGGTGCAGTAGGTTCACATCTAAAGGAAGCAAAATTGTCCTCATTAGCTCTAACCTTGCCAGCCTCCCCATGTATATGATGGGGATGTACATCTTGCCCGAAGGTGTGCATAGTTCCTTTGACAAGGAGCTGGGTAGGTTTTTCTGGAAGGCAGGGGATGGTCGGCCTAAGTACCATATGGTGAAATGGGCTCACATCTGCTTGCCGAAGGACCGAGGTGGGTTGGGCATCCCTGCGCCTTGTCGTATGAACGTTGCGCTCATGCTTCATTGGGTTTGGCGGATCTTGCGGGGAGATGGAGGTTTGTGGCTGCAGCTGATTGAGTCCAAGTACTTCAGGGCCAGCCCCTCTTGGCTTGTTCGCACTCGGCTGGGTCCCTGTTTTGGGAATCTGTCCAGGCCATCAAGGATGAGATTAGGCTGGGTTTGCGGTTCTCGGTTGGCAATGGGTCTGGGACCCAATTTTAATTGGACCCCTGGCTTGATGGGGAGCCTCTCCGCATACGGTTTCCGAGGCTCTTTGCGATTTGTGACGACCCGGCTATTCTTGTATCTGTGGCTGCTTTGGATGAGGGATGGAACATTACGTTCCGCTGCTCATTCAGACCAGCTGAGGTGCAGGAATGGGGCAGACTTGAGGGAAGTAGTCCCTCTTCCTCTGTCCCAGGATCCTGACTCTGTTTCTTGGAGTCTTTCTCCTTCGGGAGAATTCTCCGTTAGTTCGGCTTATCAGGCACTATGCCGGCGCCGGTTCTCCAGTGGTTATCCCCATTGTGGAAGGCGCTGACGCCCCTGAAGATCAAGATTTTCGTGTGGCAGCTTCTCAGAGATCGTTTACCTTTGGGGACCGAGGTGTTGAAACGCCATGATCCCGGCAATGGCCTTTGGCCCCTTTGCCTCATCTCGGAAACGGGAACGCACATTTTGTTCTCGTGCGTAGCAGCACAGGCACTTTGGTGCTTTGTTCGTGAAGCTCTCGGACCGGAATGGGAGGCCCATGACCTTGCAGAGTTTCTGCAGGTAAGGGCCACTCAGGTTGGCCGTAAGCGCCGACTGTTTTGGCTCATCTTCACGGCTATGATGTGGACTCTTTGGACTATTCGTAATAAGACGGTGATTGAGCGGGTGTTCCTGCGGCGTGCTTTTGACTCGTTCTTCAAATTTATTGCCTTCTTGCAGCACAGGCTTCCGCTCGCTACGCCGAGAGATTGTGGCCGGCTTCAGCTCTATCTGGACGCTCTGCTGTCTTCCGTGCGTCGGCTCTCCGACCGTTCGCCTGCTTCGTAGCTTGCCCCTGGTGGCCTTTTATGTTTCTTTTTCTTTCGTTTGGGCGTGTTTGTGATGTGGCCCCAACAGTTTCCTTTTATGACTATGGTTGGGACGTGGTTGTATGGATGTATGCTTTATCTATAAAGCGGGGCAAAAGCCTGTTTCGAGAGTTTCTGGTAGGAAGGCCGTCGCCATCTTAGGCTATCAAGCTATGCATTTTAACGAACTTTATGGGTTTATCTATCTACTTCGCTAGGTGGAGTACCTAGGATGCGTTTGATTACCTACATCGATTTTAGCTAGTGTGCATACTTGTCCCAACTGGATCAGACTGAGCATATACAGGTAAAAAATCAACATCTGCATGTTGATTGGTTGTCTGCATCCCCTCTAGCCTGCATGTGCCACTGAGGAAGGCCTGCTGTTTGGTTGCGGACTTGTTTTAGGGGAAACACAAGTCTGGTTGTTTGGTTACATCCAGGACAGTTGTATGGTAACCTCCTCCTCGATGTAGTGAGGTTACCAGAGGCACACATGAACAACTAAGAACTAAACTAGAGCAACAAAACAAACTCAGGCACAAACACAAGTCTTAACCATGCATCACAAGTTCTAAGACAACATAGTACAATAAGTTTTAAACGAAACCCAAGTCTTAGACGGGCAACAAGAGCTCAGGTGGTCACGACGAAGGCGTTGTTGTGCTCCTTGCACTTGGTGACCACCTCCACGCCGTCGTTGTTAAAGACAATCACCTTCATGGTATCGGGGGTCAGCAGCTTGAACGTCAGCATGTACCCAATCATGATCTGGTGAACGGCGGCGAAGGTGGCCCAACCCTGATCAAGGGTCACCCTATCGTTGATCACCCTCACCGTCACCCTCCATGCGTAGCCGGTGTTCGTCTTTAGTTTAAATTCTGTAGGGACGGTGGGGAAGTGCTTCGTGAAATCCAGAGGCAATTGCAGACTCTCCAGCTTTGGAGCAAGGATAACCTTGCAGAAGTGGCTTTGTCCTGACTCCTGATGGTAGTGGCCATAGTTCCTCCGCTTGGTGCTTGGGTGATCCTGCACCGGCACGTCGACCAATGGCGGCATGACCTCCTTGCCCCTCTTCAATAGTGGCACAATCTCCTTGCCCTTGTCCATCTGCATTATGAATAACACACAGGTCAATGGTCAACATTCATTCTTATCGGCCTAATGCTCTTATATTAACCCACCCTACTAACCCAGCACCACACTCAAACCCCCTCTGTTTCAccacctctcctcttccacctctCTGTTTCACCACCTCTCCCTCGCCATGAACTCCAACTCCAACCCTTTCCCCTGGGGTATTGGATGGAGCGCCT
The sequence above is a segment of the Aegilops tauschii subsp. strangulata cultivar AL8/78 chromosome 6, Aet v6.0, whole genome shotgun sequence genome. Coding sequences within it:
- the LOC141026156 gene encoding putative B3 domain-containing protein Os03g0621600, which produces MDKGKEIVPLLKRGKEVMPPLVDVPVQDHPSTKRRNYGHYHQESGQSHFCKVILAPKLESLQLPLDFTKHFPTVPTEFKLKTNTGYAWRVTVRVINDRVTLDQGWATFAAVHQIMIGYMLTFKLLTPDTMKVIVFNNDGVEVVTKCKEHNNAFVVTT